ACATGATGCAAGAGCATAACGATGCGATTGAGCGAGGAGCCCCTACAATGAGTAGCGAAGCCCGGCTTTGGTACAGATAAATACAAGCGGCCTGTGGAGGTGGTGGACTGGGCCCGCAGTATGACCGAGCCTGAACAGGCTCAGGACTCCATTTCTTTCCTGGGGCCTGCCCTTCGGCAGCGGCATTGCCCGGCGTCCCGGACAGCGGCTCTATCCTGATGCAAAAGCGAATAAATCGAGTCTGAGCTAACCCGTATTTTCCGGACACTTTTGAAGGTAGACAATACCTGTGGAGGTGTCGAATGGGAAAGTCGATTGAGAAGGTCAATCCCGAGCGCCGGCGGGCTCGGTTCGCGAAGGGATTCAAGGTCGAAGCGGTTCGTTTGCCGGAGCTGGGCCAAAAGCCAGCGACTCAGCTTGCCTTGGAACTGGGAATAGCCCGCAATCAGCTCTACAAGTGGCAAGAGCAGATGAGACGCGCAGGCGTATCAGGCGCGTTTCGCGGTCCCGGCGCAAAACCACTGGACGAGCAAAGCGAAGTCGAGCGGTTGAAGCGCGAGTTAAAGCGCGTCACTGAGGAGCGCGACATCCTAAAAAAGGCCGCGGCGTACTTTGCGAAAGAACTGCCGTGAAGTACGGCTTCATCCGGAAACATCAAGCGCAGTTCGCAGTGAGTTCACTGTGCCGCGCGCTTGCGGTATCGCGCAGCGGTTTCTATGCGTGGCGGGATCGGCCACTCAGCTGCCGTGCACAGCGTCATGCCGATCTGCTTGTCGAAATCCGCCGCGTGCATGCCGAGCATCGTGAAGCCTATGGCGCCATCAAGACCGGGCGTGCGCTGCAACGTCAAGGGATGCCTGCGGCAAGCACTGCGTGGCGAAGCTCAGGCTTAAAGCCGGGATCGAGGCCAAGAGAAAGTACTACTTCCGGGTGATCACCGAACACCACCACACGAAAGCCGCGGCGCCTGATTTGATCAAGCGGCAATTCGCCTCAATAGCGCCCGATCGCGCGTGGGTCGGTGACATGACCTTCATCCGCACCCGGGCCGGCTGGTTGCATTTGGCGGTTCTTGGCGATCTGTATTCACGGCGCGTGGTGGGATGGGGAATGAGCGAACGGCCGAATGAGGGATTGCCACTCGCCGCGCTGGAAATGGCCTTCATGCATCGGCGGCCCGAACATGGCCTGATTCACCACACCGACCAAGGGCCCATCTATCGCGCTCATTCCTACCGGGCTCTGATGGCTGAATGTGCAGCCGAGCATGGGGGCGAAGGACAGCGCTTACGACAATGCAGTGGCGGAGAGCTTCTTCTCCAACCTTAAGAACGAACTCGTCCACCATTGCGATTTCGTTACACGGGACCACGCGAGAGCCGCAATCTTCGATTACATTGAGCTGTTCTATAACCGCAAGCGCATCCACCAATCGCTCGGCTATCGCACTCCTGAAGAGGTTGAACGAGAATGGCGTGGGGCTTAATTAACCTGTCCGGGGAAACTGGGTTAGCTCAGTCTGACCCTATTTACCTACCTACCCCGGCGATAGCCTATCAATCGCCCGTGCAGTTCGAACGTGGACTTCGCCGCGTATGCGAAAGCGTTGGGAATCCGCAAATCATCTACGAACGCCCTCTTAAGGCACGCGCGTCGAATATTCTTCGGCTGCGCGGACTGTCGCCTTGCGATTACGGGTTCGGCGCGATGCCGATTCCTGCAGGGCGCGTTCGATCGCCTCGTTCAAACCGGCCCAATGGCCCGGCATAACGCGGTGAATAAAGCGCCAGATGCGCGATTGCGTCGGCTCGACCGCCGATTCCAGCAAGGGATGAGCGGTCGCGAAAACGCGATCGGCTTCGTCGTGCGCAATTTCCTCGACTATCGAAATACGATACTGGACACCGGCTTTTGATTTCTGCACTTGCGATGAAGTGACTCGCACCGGAATCAGGCGTCCATCCTTGTGCAAATAACGTTTTTGAATCGCGTAGCTGCGCATCTTGCCTGTCACCAGTTGCGCCAGCAGCTTCTCCTCCTGGACCAGATCGTCCGCGTGCGTGATATCGCGAAAAGACATTTGCAGCAACTCGTCGCGCGAATAGCCCAGCAATTGGCAAAGCTTTCTGTTGACGTTGAGCAGCGATCCGCTCAGGTTGACCTGCTCGATGCCGATCGGCACCCGTTCCCAGCGCGATGCGAACAGACGCTGCGCGATTTTTTCGAAACCGGTTTTCCCCTTGAGCCGCAAGGCGCGTTTCTCGACGATATGCCATGACGCCACCGCCAGAAGCAAGGTCGGCACAAAAGACAGGGCGAGCAGTTCGAGAGCCGCAAGATCGCGATTGAAATACACGATCGTCTGCTGCACCGGATAGTGATAGATATAAAGCCCGTACGAATAGTCGCCGATGCGGTTGAACGCATCGATACGCAGGCGCGGCTCGTAGGCAACCCACAGCACCGTATACGCCAGTGAAAAGCCGAACACGCCCAGCGCCAGCGAATAGTAGCCGAAAAGATAAAGCAGAGTGATCAGCGCGCCGAAGACAACCACGCCAAACGCGTTCAACGGAATATGGTCGCGGTTGATGTACAGAAACGAGCCGAGCGCAAAGTAGCTCGCAAGGCGCGGCATGTTGATCATCTCTTCCTTGAGGAGCGTGAATGCGTCGGGCCATTCGAAGGTAAAGATGATCGCCAGAATAAAGAAAATATTGAATATCCTGCGGTTCTTTAAAATACCCAGCGCGCCGATCAAGGCGACCGCGCAGTAAAGACGCGTTTCCTTGGGCAGGGTCCAAAGCGCACCGTTGACCGAATCGGGAACTGGATTGTTCTGAAATACCCCGGGCAGGATGTAAACGGTCTCGAGCAGGCTCAGGTTAAGCAGAAAGTACCACCAGGTTTGCCACTCGCTGAAGTACGAAGACAAGGGCAAAGTGGTGGTCAGCGGTCCGACGATCAGCACGGTCAGAACCAGCGCGATGAATAGCGCCGGCAGGATGCGCAGGAAGCGCGCTTCCAGAAATACCCAGACGT
This DNA window, taken from Burkholderiales bacterium, encodes the following:
- a CDS encoding transposase, translating into MGKSIEKVNPERRRARFAKGFKVEAVRLPELGQKPATQLALELGIARNQLYKWQEQMRRAGVSGAFRGPGAKPLDEQSEVERLKRELKRVTEERDILKKAAAYFAKELP
- a CDS encoding DDE-type integrase/transposase/recombinase translates to MAKLRLKAGIEAKRKYYFRVITEHHHTKAAAPDLIKRQFASIAPDRAWVGDMTFIRTRAGWLHLAVLGDLYSRRVVGWGMSERPNEGLPLAALEMAFMHRRPEHGLIHHTDQGPIYRAHSYRALMAECAAEHGGEGQRLRQCSGGELLLQP
- a CDS encoding IS3 family transposase, whose translation is MGAKDSAYDNAVAESFFSNLKNELVHHCDFVTRDHARAAIFDYIELFYNRKRIHQSLGYRTPEEVEREWRGA
- a CDS encoding acyltransferase family protein, with amino-acid sequence MQKTIADYCQGRDNNFNLLRFIAASMVIFAHSFTVNGGQDAFVPVLVGTPRWDSGDLGVNIFFVISGFLVTQSFLQRANVWVFLEARFLRILPALFIALVLTVLIVGPLTTTLPLSSYFSEWQTWWYFLLNLSLLETVYILPGVFQNNPVPDSVNGALWTLPKETRLYCAVALIGALGILKNRRIFNIFFILAIIFTFEWPDAFTLLKEEMINMPRLASYFALGSFLYINRDHIPLNAFGVVVFGALITLLYLFGYYSLALGVFGFSLAYTVLWVAYEPRLRIDAFNRIGDYSYGLYIYHYPVQQTIVYFNRDLAALELLALSFVPTLLLAVASWHIVEKRALRLKGKTGFEKIAQRLFASRWERVPIGIEQVNLSGSLLNVNRKLCQLLGYSRDELLQMSFRDITHADDLVQEEKLLAQLVTGKMRSYAIQKRYLHKDGRLIPVRVTSSQVQKSKAGVQYRISIVEEIAHDEADRVFATAHPLLESAVEPTQSRIWRFIHRVMPGHWAGLNEAIERALQESASRRTRNRKATVRAAEEYSTRVP